The following DNA comes from Deltaproteobacteria bacterium.
CGGCAGCAGAGTTGCCTGGGCTGCCTTAAAACAATTCTCGAAAAAAATTGAAGCCTATAAAGACATGCGGGATTTTCCATATATCGAAGGAACCTCTCGACTATCAATTTATTTAAAAAATGGAAGCTTAACTTGCAGCCAAATTCTCACGTATCTTAATTTAATAAATTTACCATTGAAGAATTCTGAGGGTCCGAATCAGTTTTTAAAAGAAATTATTTGGAGGGAATTTTACTACCATATTTTATACCACAGACCTGATGTTGAAAGAACGGCATTCAAAATGAGCTATCAAAACATCAAATGGGAAAATCGTTCTGATTATTTTGAAAGATGGAAAGAAGGAACGACTGGCTTTCCAATTGTCGACGCTGGAATGAGAGAGCTTCGAGATACAGGCTTCATGCACAACAGGGTTCGGATGATTGTCGCTTCATTTTTGGTAAAAGATTTATTGATTGATTGGCGTTGGGGTGAAAAACATTTCATGAAGTACCTTTTAGATGGAGATCTAGCCCCAAATAATGGCGGTTGGCAATGGGCTGCGTCCACAGGCTGTGATTCTCAACCCTACTTTCGAATTTTCAATCCGTGGCTTCAAAGCAAAAAATTTGATCCAAAAGGTAGGTATATTAAAAAATATATCCCAGAGTTACGCGAAGCTACTCCCAAAGAAATACATGAGCCCGATGCAGACCGAAGTCGTTGGAAATACCCACCTCCTGTAGTTGACCATTTTAGACAAAAGAAAAAGGCACTAGAGCTTTTTAAAATTAGTTGAAATAGGGTGAAAATATTTTTAGTTACTTCTTTCTCTTTATGTAGTCGATAATAATGGATGCAACTATAGACGAACCAATCAGGAGGGCAATGATTCCTAAAGACCAGTTGACTGGAAACTTTCCTCCGAAGGCGTCATTTAGCCAAACCATCTTAAGACCTACGAAAACAAGAACCGAAGCGAGTCCATATTTAATGTAAATGAATCTATCCATGACCCCGGCAAGCATGAAATACATGGAACGAAGTCCAA
Coding sequences within:
- a CDS encoding deoxyribodipyrimidine photo-lyase, which translates into the protein MSQSWAIHWFRRDLRIIGNKSLREVWKKTNGRVVGIFCFDSNFLARDDFSYNRFAFFLKTLKSLKEEFNSLGGDLIVVDRQPSVFFSFLVNSLKKTKKSLPSYVSWNRDYEPFACARDKKMEELISSFDIHVITARDHLVFEPHEIRKDDGSYYQVYSPFSRKWLELLNSQPGGDRVSNELILNDNSANKKQLFNLKWKEILPSGLEIRDDLEDFEKKNLKHVTISIPDAGSRVAWAALKQFSKKIEAYKDMRDFPYIEGTSRLSIYLKNGSLTCSQILTYLNLINLPLKNSEGPNQFLKEIIWREFYYHILYHRPDVERTAFKMSYQNIKWENRSDYFERWKEGTTGFPIVDAGMRELRDTGFMHNRVRMIVASFLVKDLLIDWRWGEKHFMKYLLDGDLAPNNGGWQWAASTGCDSQPYFRIFNPWLQSKKFDPKGRYIKKYIPELREATPKEIHEPDADRSRWKYPPPVVDHFRQKKKALELFKIS